A part of Aegilops tauschii subsp. strangulata cultivar AL8/78 chromosome 2, Aet v6.0, whole genome shotgun sequence genomic DNA contains:
- the LOC109759580 gene encoding protein disulfide isomerase-like 5-2: MAPPPPPLPLLLLPLLLLAAFSAAEEFPRDGKVIDLDDSNFEAALSSIDFLFVDFYAPWCGHCKRLAPELDEAAPVLAGLSEPIMVAKVNADKYRKLGSKYGVDGFPTLMLFIHGVPIEYTGSRKADLLVRNLKKFVAPDVSTLESDSAIKSFVENAGTSFPMFIGFGVNDSLIAEYGGKYKKRAWFAVAKDFSEDWMATYDFNKIPALVAVHPKYNEQSVFYGPFEGRFLEDFIRQSLLPLTVPINTETLKLLDDDDRKVVLAILEDDSDANSTHLVKVLRSAAHANRDLVFGYVGVKQWEEFVETFDVSKSSQLPKLLVWDRNEEYELVEGSEKLEEGDQSSQLSQFLEGYRAGRTIKKKVSGPSFMGFMHSLVSMNSLYILMFVVALLGVMMYFAGQDDTPQPRRVHDE; the protein is encoded by the exons AtggctcctccgccgccgccgcttcctctcctcctccttcccctcctcctgCTGGCGGCCTTCTCCGCCGCCGAGGAGTTTCCGCGCGACGGGAAGGTGATAGACCTGGACGACAGCAACTTCGAGGCGGCCCTCAGCTCCATCGATTTCCTCTTCGTCGACTTCTACGCGCCATGGTGCGGCCACTGCAAGCGCCTCGCTCCCGAG TTAGATGAAGCTGCACCGGTGTTGGCGGGATTGAGTGAGCCCATCATGGTTGCCAAAGTAAATGCTGACAAGTACAGGAAGCTTGGATCAAAATATGGAGTGGA TGGGTTCCCTACTCTAATGCTCTTTATACACGGGGTCCCTATTGAATACACCGGTTCAAGGAAAGCTGACTTGCTTGTCCGCAATCTTAAGAAGTTTGTTGCGCCTGATGTTTCTACTCTCGAGTCGGATTCTGCAATCAAGAGCTTTGTTGAGAATGCCGGCACAAGCTTTCCGATGTTCATCGGTTTTGGGGTCAATGATTCACTGATTGCTGAATATGGAGGAAAATACAAGAAAAGAGCATGGTTTGCCGTCGCAAAAGATTTTTCTGAGGACTGGATGGCGACATATGATTTTAATAAGATCCCAGCATTGGTTGCAGTTCATCCAAAGTATAATGAACAAAGTGTGTTCTATGGCCCATTTGAAG GACGTTTCTTGGAAGATTTTATAAGGCAATCGCTGCTGCCTTTGACTGTCCCCATCAACACCGAGACACTGAAATTGCTGGATGATGATGACAGAAAAGTTGTCCTCGCAATTTTGGAGGATGACTCAGATGCAAATTCTACGCACCTGGTAAAAGTTTTGAGGTCTGCTGCTCATGCGAACCGTGATTTGGTGTTTGGATATGTTGGAGTCAAACAATGGGAGGAGTTTGTGGAGACTTTTGATGTTTCCAAGAGCTCACAATTGCCAAAGCTGCTAGTGTGGGACAGAAACGAAGAGTATGAACTA GTGGAGGGTTCAGAAAAGTTAGAAGAAGGCGACCAATCATCCCAATTAAGCCAATTCCTCGAGGGATATAGAGCAGGGAGAACAATAAAGAAGAAAGTCAGTGGGCCTTCCTTCATGGGTTTCATGCACTCTCTTGTCAGCATGAACTCGTTATACATTCTCATGTTTGTTGTTGCTCTTCTCGGTGTCATGATGTACTTTGCTGGCCAAGATGATACTCCTCAGCCAAGACGGGTTCATGACGAGTGA
- the LOC109759589 gene encoding uncharacterized protein: MATALNRGLRSGIRLLATGAEASKPASRGFHATGVKRMSGHGHDEPYYLHAKHMYNLHRMKHQKLTAWTSVLGAVSIGIGVPVFAVVFQQKKTSSG, translated from the exons ATGGCGACTGCTCTCAACCGCGGCCTCCGCTCCGGGATCCGCCTCCTCGCCACCGGCGCCGAGGCCTCCAAGCCAG CTTCACGTGGATTCCATGCTACCGGCGTGAAGAGGATGTCAGGGCACGGCCATGATGAGCCATACTACCTCCACGCCAAGCACATGTACAACTTGCACAGGATGAAGCATCAGAAGCTGACTGCATGGACTTCGGTGCTGGGAGCCGTAAGCATTGGTATCGGTGTCCCGGTCTTCGCGGTCGTCTTCCAGCAAAAGAAGACCTCCTCCGGATGA